A stretch of Caldanaerobius polysaccharolyticus DSM 13641 DNA encodes these proteins:
- a CDS encoding glycerol-3-phosphate acyltransferase, which produces MIIIPGLIELACGSLMFSYWLGLIVGKRLEKVRDGNPGAFNLWCAAGFKVGIIGAALDFMKGYFPLVYFIEKGHFSGNNIAVIAIMPILGHAFSPFLRFKGGKALAATFGIWSATTRFEGSFMYAVILGILKLAERMYNKGKPSLPEVDAVLDILGFVILGIILIMGNFESYLLLLWLFNFVVLLYKRKNDIAFFLRVKLAK; this is translated from the coding sequence ATGATTATTATACCGGGACTTATAGAACTTGCTTGTGGTTCGTTGATGTTTTCTTATTGGTTAGGACTTATTGTTGGCAAAAGATTGGAGAAAGTTAGGGATGGAAATCCTGGCGCTTTTAACCTTTGGTGTGCTGCGGGTTTTAAAGTTGGTATAATAGGTGCTGCTCTTGATTTTATGAAAGGCTATTTTCCTCTTGTATATTTTATTGAAAAAGGGCATTTTAGTGGAAATAATATTGCTGTTATCGCAATAATGCCTATTTTAGGTCATGCTTTTTCTCCTTTTTTGAGGTTTAAAGGCGGTAAAGCATTAGCTGCTACCTTTGGGATTTGGAGTGCAACTACTCGCTTTGAAGGGTCTTTTATGTATGCTGTTATTCTTGGTATTTTAAAACTTGCTGAGAGAATGTATAACAAAGGAAAACCTTCGCTGCCCGAAGTGGATGCAGTGTTGGATATTTTAGGGTTTGTTATTTTGGGGATTATACTGATTATGGGTAATTTTGAAAGTTATTTGCTTTTGCTGTGGTTGTTTAATTTTGTTGTGCTGTTATACAAGAGAAAAAACGATATAGCCTTTTTTTTAAGGGTAAAACTAGCCAAGTAG
- a CDS encoding GNAT family N-acetyltransferase gives MDIRTISPQNRQQINDFIKSRWFSTEMVVRGEIVDMTVLEGFVVYENETIIGLVTYRIKNNECEIMSLDSLKENQGIGTALVNKVIEVATIEKCTKIKVITTNDNINAMRFYQKRGFDMVRIYHNALDISRKLKPSIPILGNFNIPLKHEIEFELNLFK, from the coding sequence GTGGATATTAGAACTATATCACCCCAAAATCGTCAACAAATAAATGATTTCATAAAATCTCGTTGGTTTTCTACTGAGATGGTTGTTAGAGGAGAAATAGTTGATATGACAGTATTAGAGGGTTTTGTTGTATATGAAAATGAAACGATTATTGGATTAGTTACATATAGGATTAAGAATAATGAATGTGAAATCATGTCTTTAGATAGTCTTAAGGAGAATCAAGGTATTGGAACTGCTCTTGTAAATAAAGTTATCGAGGTGGCAACTATAGAAAAATGCACGAAAATAAAAGTGATTACAACAAATGATAATATTAACGCCATGCGTTTTTATCAAAAACGTGGATTTGATATGGTACGCATATATCATAACGCTTTGGATATTTCGAGAAAATTAAAGCCATCCATTCCGATACTAGGTAATTTTAACATACCTTTAAAGCATGAAATTGAATTTGAATTGAATCTTTTCAAATAA
- a CDS encoding GNAT family N-acetyltransferase, with protein MNLVIREAISDDYYDINNLAREVHKLHVKNRPDVFMDMDNPLLKEHFDDLLHTDNAKLFVVENTNNKELVAYSMIKIMVTQSIPVLVPKRFAFIDEFCVKSSYRNKGIGRLLFQHIVNYAKSERVSSLQLAVWEFNKDAIKFYETMGMTTRYRRMELNL; from the coding sequence ATGAATTTGGTAATAAGAGAAGCGATTAGTGATGATTATTATGACATTAATAACCTTGCTAGGGAAGTACATAAATTGCATGTTAAAAATAGACCGGATGTTTTTATGGATATGGACAATCCATTATTAAAAGAGCATTTTGACGATTTATTGCATACTGATAATGCAAAATTATTTGTAGTCGAAAATACCAATAACAAAGAGTTGGTAGCATATAGCATGATAAAAATTATGGTTACGCAAAGCATACCAGTGCTAGTTCCGAAAAGATTTGCTTTTATAGATGAATTCTGTGTTAAGTCCAGTTATAGGAACAAGGGTATTGGAAGATTATTGTTTCAACATATTGTAAATTACGCAAAATCAGAAAGGGTCTCATCATTACAATTAGCTGTATGGGAATTTAATAAAGATGCAATTAAATTTTATGAAACAATGGGGATGACAACGAGATATAGAAGAATGGAATTAAACTTATAG
- a CDS encoding RDD family protein, whose product MKKAEYLQLLKKYLSGKIKDDELKDILSDYEGFFLTGIEEGKTEEEISAELGDPIEIAHSLIEEENKQLSICYAPVYKRILALIIDIIVAGLPFIWLIPRTAIDLYFRPQMLFNMVPTFLSTVNISSHQWISRIQPFWSIAIIASVFWFFLINPLCMFIFKGYTIGKRIMKIRVVSVNGENANFVQLIVREWIGKYLINTLGSMLGSILPSILEILPSIISLIWASVSKKHYTIHDTIAHTCVVECPGKR is encoded by the coding sequence ATGAAGAAAGCCGAGTATTTACAATTGCTAAAGAAATATTTATCAGGCAAAATAAAGGATGATGAATTAAAAGATATTCTTTCTGATTATGAGGGCTTTTTTTTAACTGGAATAGAAGAGGGAAAAACTGAAGAAGAAATAAGTGCGGAACTGGGAGATCCTATAGAAATTGCTCACTCACTAATAGAAGAAGAAAATAAACAATTGTCTATATGCTATGCTCCTGTATACAAGCGTATTCTTGCACTAATAATAGATATAATTGTTGCTGGTTTACCTTTTATTTGGCTTATACCGCGTACTGCGATAGATTTATATTTTAGGCCACAAATGCTTTTTAATATGGTACCAACTTTTTTATCTACCGTAAATATTTCAAGCCATCAGTGGATTTCACGGATACAGCCTTTCTGGAGCATTGCAATAATTGCGTCAGTTTTTTGGTTTTTTCTGATTAATCCATTATGTATGTTTATCTTTAAGGGTTATACAATAGGTAAAAGAATCATGAAAATAAGAGTTGTTTCAGTTAATGGGGAGAATGCAAATTTTGTTCAACTAATTGTACGTGAATGGATTGGTAAATATTTAATAAATACGTTAGGTTCTATGTTAGGCTCTATATTACCGTCTATATTGGAAATACTACCTTCTATCATTTCATTGATATGGGCATCAGTATCAAAAAAACACTATACTATACATGATACAATTGCACATACTTGTGTTGTAGAATGTCCAGGAAAGAGGTAA
- a CDS encoding PadR family transcriptional regulator has translation MGTQMKKGVLEMCILFQLKGNELYGYELMKVIRQHFPDVYEGSVYTILRRLNAEGYTEITMRDSHNGPPRKYYRITEKGKEYLAQMIDEWHSIVKSVVSFGIPLE, from the coding sequence ATGGGTACGCAGATGAAAAAAGGAGTTCTTGAAATGTGTATCCTATTTCAGTTAAAAGGTAATGAGCTTTATGGGTATGAGTTAATGAAAGTAATTCGGCAGCATTTTCCTGATGTTTATGAGGGTTCAGTCTATACAATTCTTCGTCGACTTAATGCAGAAGGATATACAGAGATAACCATGCGAGATTCACATAATGGCCCTCCCCGAAAATATTATAGAATTACAGAAAAAGGAAAAGAGTATCTTGCTCAAATGATTGATGAATGGCATTCTATTGTAAAAAGCGTAGTATCATTTGGAATTCCTTTAGAATAG